The Sorangiineae bacterium MSr11954 DNA segment CGCGCGCCCATCCCAGGGCGGCGAGGCTCTTGTCCGTCATTTTTCCGAGGAGCTGCAAGGACAAGCCGCCCACCGCGTGCACGGTCACCGTCGGGCGCGAGGGGGTGCGTGTGAGCTGGATGAACTCCGTGCGCAAGGCGCGGTTGTTCCAAACGGCGCGCCGCACCGCCTCCAGGTGCTTGCACGTGCCGAGATCGTTGCCGAGAAAGTCCGCGCACGTGCAGGTGTCGTCGGTGGCCGTGCCGGTCACGATGTCCACGTCGTAGCTGGTGCCGCTGGCGCCCGTGACGCGGTACGTCCCCTCGACGGCCTCCCCTAGCTGCGCGATCTCGAACGCCTCCACATGGGCCCGGTGGATGCGGGTCGCCACCTCGAATTGCCGGACTGTGGCCGCGTGCCCGTAGTTGTCGCAAGTCGGTGCTTGGTGGCGGACGGGTTCGAGCTGGATCTTTCGCATGCGCGAAGCCCTTTTTTGCCGTTGATCGCGGCCGCTCGCAAGGAAAGTCGCACGGGGACGTGCGGGACGACCCCGTTCACGCGGGAATGCCGAAGGTCGTGTTCGCGCCCGCGTGCCCTCCGGCGAGTCGGGCCAGCATGGACGCGATGCCCGGCACCATGTGCGCGAGCTTCGGCAGGTTCACCTTTTCGAGGGTGTCCGAAGGCCGATGGTCATGTCGGTAGACGAGCGGCCCCCCGTCGGTCACCATCAGCGCCGGAGCCCCCATTTTCCAGAACGCCCAATGGTCGGACGCGCGAACACCGGGCAAAAACCCCGGCGCCGCGATCTTGCGCGCCCGCAGATCGCACCCGGCTTCGAAGGCGGCGTGTGCGCGATCGAGCCAGAGCCTCGAGGCGAGGTTCGACACGAAGTAGAGGCCACCGAACCGGCGTCCCAGCCATCGCGCATCCTCGGGCCGGGTCTCCGGGTCGAACCCGAGGCTCTCCAGGCTCACCATGCCGGCGATCGCGGCGCCCTCCCGGCGCAATCGGCGCACGTAATCCAGGCTCCCCATCGATCGCCGTCGCGTATGCGGCGGCTCCTCGTTCACGAAGACCACCAGATGGACCGTGCGCTCGAAGCTTTGCCCGGGGGTCAAAATTCGCGCCAGGGCCAGCAGCACCGCCACCCCCGACGCATTGTCGTCCGCGCCCGGCGCCCCGCGCGCCGTATCGATGTGCGCGCCCACCACCACGTGCCGATGCGCCTCCTTCGCGCCGCGCAATGTCACCTCGATGTTGTGGATGCCCTCGTGCTCCCCAACGGGATAATACGTGAGCGCATGGTTCGAGCCCGCGCGCCGCAAGGTCGCGCGCACGTGCTCGAGGGCGCCGCGAAGGCGGGCGCGCCCGTCCTCGGAGCGATCGTTTCGCTCGCCCAAGTCGACCGCGAGCTTGCGCACATCGGCCTCGATCCACGCGGCAATTTCGCGCTCCGGGACCAATCCAGGGCCCACCGGCGCCGGTGTCCCCGTGTGCATGGCCGTCCAAGCAGGCGGATCGCTGGCGGGGAACGATTCGGAGATGGCTTCGTCGATTTCGTCCATGGTCGATGCTTCTCCTTCTTCTTTTGGTCTTCGCCGTTCGCGTGGGTCATGGTGCGAGCTCCACCAGAACGCCCTCGTTTGCGCGAAGGCGGAGCTCGCCCTGCACCACGTCGCCGCGGTGGTCGAGGTAGGTCGATAGAAGAACCACGCCGCTCTTGCCTGCAAGATCCGCGGCCCTCTCCTCGGCGCTGAAATTGAGCGCGACCAAGAGCCGGCTCGCTTGCTCGGTGCGCTCGTAGACGAGCACGTCGTCCGAGCTCGCGAGGAGCCGCTTGGAGCCGACCGCGAGGGCAGGGTCCGAGCTTGCTGGCGATGCGCTTTTTGTCCTGGCCGCCGATGGCCCAGAGCGGCCAACCGTGATGGGGGACACGCTCCAGGTAATCGCCAATGGCCTTGGCCAGGGCGCCGGCCTCCCAGGGCTCGTCCAGAAGCAGATAGTTCAGCGGGGCATGCAGCCGGGGCTCCTCGGGCGTGCCGTAGAATTGCTTCAGCTTGTCGCGCGACGTATCGACCTCGCCCAAAAGGACGCGATCGGAGAGCTCGTCGGCGACGCGGCGCATCTCGGCGAGCCAGCCGAGGGTCTCGGGCTGTCCTTCACTGAAGATGTGTTTCAGCTTTTGGGGCGGGGGAGCGCCCGCGCCGGCCTCGGGGTTCGGGGGCTCGTCGCGCAAGCGCGCGTCCTTGGCCAAGATGGCCGCGGCGTCGATGCGAAATCCGTCCACCCCGCGCCGGAGCCAAAAGCGCATGGCGTCGTGGATGGCCGCGCGAACATCGGGCTGGCGCAGGTTCAAGTCGGGCTGGCAGCTCAAAAAGGTGTGGTAGAAAAACTGCTCGCGCCGCGGCTCCCACTGCCACGCGCCCCCGCCGAACCGGCTTATCCAATTGTTGGGCGGGCTGCCATCGGGCCTCGCGTCCGCCCAGATGTACCAATCGTGCCGCGCGTTCGCGCGCGACGCTCGGCTCTCGACGAACCAAGGGTGCGTA contains these protein-coding regions:
- a CDS encoding M28 family peptidase, with product MDEIDEAISESFPASDPPAWTAMHTGTPAPVGPGLVPEREIAAWIEADVRKLAVDLGERNDRSEDGRARLRGALEHVRATLRRAGSNHALTYYPVGEHEGIHNIEVTLRGAKEAHRHVVVGAHIDTARGAPGADDNASGVAVLLALARILTPGQSFERTVHLVVFVNEEPPHTRRRSMGSLDYVRRLRREGAAIAGMVSLESLGFDPETRPEDARWLGRRFGGLYFVSNLASRLWLDRAHAAFEAGCDLRARKIAAPGFLPGVRASDHWAFWKMGAPALMVTDGGPLVYRHDHRPSDTLEKVNLPKLAHMVPGIASMLARLAGGHAGANTTFGIPA
- a CDS encoding alpha-glucosidase C-terminal domain-containing protein, encoding MSPITVGRSGPSAARTKSASPASSDPALAVGSKRLLASSDDVLVYERTEQASRLLVALNFSAEERAADLAGKSGVVLLSTYLDHRGDVVQGELRLRANEGVLVELAP